In the Primulina eburnea isolate SZY01 unplaced genomic scaffold, ASM2296580v1 ctg739_ERROPOS11973397, whole genome shotgun sequence genome, one interval contains:
- the LOC140822130 gene encoding uncharacterized protein isoform X1: MQRTTLYGKLLTRNRGFCSKSGDEKIVASVLFERLPVVIPKINPVVYAFQEFSFRWRQQYLREYPEAFLKKSDARGKGDYQIDYTPASRITEADENNDKRSLQRALDQRLYLLLFGTANGSTGNPVWHFPEKVYESEQTLRRCAESALKSVLGDLSHTYFVGNAPMGHMIIQPPENNQDDPSLKRFFFKSQVIATNKLNIGKCEDFVWVTKDELLNYFPEHAEYLNKMIIS; the protein is encoded by the exons ATGCAGAGAACGACGTTGTATGGGAAGCTGCTGACAAGAAATCGAGGGTTTTGTTCCAAAAGTGGCGATGAGAAGATCGTAGCGTCTGTGCTGTTTGAGAGGCTTCCGGTTGTCATTCCCAAAATCAACCCCGTTGTCTATGCATTTCAAGAATTCTC GTTCCGATGGAGACAGCAATATCTTCGGGAATACCCTGAAGCTTTCTTGAAAAAATCTGATGCCAG GGGAAAAGGAGATTATCAAATTGACTATACACCAGCTTCACGGATCACTGAGGCTGACGAAAATAATGATAAAAG GTCACTGCAAAGAGCACTTGATCAGAGACTCTATCTTCTCCTTTTTGGTACTGCCAATGGTTCTACGGGGAATCCTGTCTGGCATTTTCCTGAAAAGGTTTATGAGTCTGAACAGACACTACGCAGG TGTGCAGAATCTGCCTTAAAATCTGTGCTAGGAGATCTTTCCCATACATATTTTGTTGGAAATGCTCCAATGGGGCATATGATCATACAACCTCCAGAGAATAATCAGGACGATCCTTCTCTTAAG CGATTCTTTTTTAAATCTCAAGTGATTGCTACAAACAAGTTAAATATAGGAAAATGCGAAGATTTTGTTTGGGTGACAAAGGATGAACTACTAAATTATTTTCCGGAGCATGCCGAATACCTTAACAAGATGATAATCAGCTGA
- the LOC140822130 gene encoding large ribosomal subunit protein mL46-like isoform X2 — protein sequence MQRTTLYGKLLTRNRGFCSKSGDEKIVASVLFERLPVVIPKINPVVYAFQEFSFRWRQQYLREYPEAFLKKSDARGKGDYQIDYTPASRITEADENNDKRSLQRALDQRLYLLLFGTANGSTGNPVWHFPEKVYESEQTLRRCAESALKSVLGDLSHTYFVGNAPMGHMIIQPPENNQDDPSLKENAKILFG from the exons ATGCAGAGAACGACGTTGTATGGGAAGCTGCTGACAAGAAATCGAGGGTTTTGTTCCAAAAGTGGCGATGAGAAGATCGTAGCGTCTGTGCTGTTTGAGAGGCTTCCGGTTGTCATTCCCAAAATCAACCCCGTTGTCTATGCATTTCAAGAATTCTC GTTCCGATGGAGACAGCAATATCTTCGGGAATACCCTGAAGCTTTCTTGAAAAAATCTGATGCCAG GGGAAAAGGAGATTATCAAATTGACTATACACCAGCTTCACGGATCACTGAGGCTGACGAAAATAATGATAAAAG GTCACTGCAAAGAGCACTTGATCAGAGACTCTATCTTCTCCTTTTTGGTACTGCCAATGGTTCTACGGGGAATCCTGTCTGGCATTTTCCTGAAAAGGTTTATGAGTCTGAACAGACACTACGCAGG TGTGCAGAATCTGCCTTAAAATCTGTGCTAGGAGATCTTTCCCATACATATTTTGTTGGAAATGCTCCAATGGGGCATATGATCATACAACCTCCAGAGAATAATCAGGACGATCCTTCTCTTAAG GAAAATGCGAAGATTTTGTTTGGGTGA